From Drosophila santomea strain STO CAGO 1482 chromosome 2R, Prin_Dsan_1.1, whole genome shotgun sequence:
CTCTAGCAGATTGTGGCCATTCTTCACTCTCCCCCTTCCCCGTTGCACTCGGAATGAAATATTCTGTATTTTGTGCACTATTCTACGCTTTGTCGTCCACAGAAACAAGGCGTGACACAGTTGTTGCACTTACAACACCCTCAAACACACAGAATCAGACCAACTCGCATTGGGTCAGCAAACAGAGATGCCGACTTGGATGCTTGCTCAAATCGAAAAGGCTGGAATAAATCCAAAGAAATTCATTATCCAAAGGCCACATGAATCAATCTCTACTGATGTACAGAGACTTTCGATAGTTTTAACGAAGTTCTTTCTAGGACGCAGGATTTAAAGCCTACTATTCGACACAATTTGAAAAGATCTTAAATATGTACAAGCATGTTGTGCGGTGTAAACTTCTTGATCTTTGTTACATGCTAGATTACAACAAACGATGAACTTTGTATACTGGAAACCAGTGTGACCCCTACTTTTACCTGACTATTCAACATGCAACTGTGCAACCCAATGAATTATATAGTGCGTTGGCATCACTGTCACCACACGGTCACATGGACGTGGGTTGTGGGGTCGTGCCTTATTTATAGACCCAGAGCCCGTCCTCCTGGGCTTTGTGTCAAAGTCAGCCTGTCAGTTGCATAAAGTCGAGTTCAGTTCCCTGAAGTTTCTAGTGCAGAGTGCAGCTGCCGCCCAGTTGGACATCTGTTTGCATTGGTCCAGTGCCACTCTTTCATGTCGTTTGCGGCGGACAAGGAACACGGCTAATAGCAGGTTGACAGAAAGAACAATGAAACTGAATTTTTGGTGAAATCGCCATGAGCATATTAAGTTGAGCTCTCATGCTTTTTACACCCACTGTCTGTGGGAAGTACATGAAGTATATGAAAGACCCTGCTTGGCGccatttatttcaatttatttaaatttcgcCGCATATAATAGTAGGTGCAGTACGTTGAACCGAATGAGTcctaagaaaaagaaaattgctTATTGTTCGCCTGTCGTACTTTtatgctttttctttttttttttttgtttgaagcGTCAGTTTCAGGTATCGTTTTGCGAGGCAGCAATTCCCTGGGGAATCGCAGGGATTTTACAAATTTTCTGCCGGTTCAATGCACAGCGCCGAAGTGGAAAGGTCGCCGCTTAGGTTTTTACGCTAGCTTTAAAACACTGTAGTTTGAAAACAAACGATAATTTTAACCACTTTGGTAATTTGAGGAAGGTAATTGGGAGCCATCAATGCCAGCTTTTCTTAGTAATCCGATTTTAAGGCAATCGAACCAGAGATCCCCCCACAATTTGCTGTCAATTTAATCAGCTGTGGTagattattttctttatatatcCGTTATcaacttttatattttcaaaatcattaaacaaaaatgttgatCCACTTCCCATCCCTCGACTTTTCACACCTTGCAGTGCTGCCACTACGATCGCAATGCGGTCACACTAGACAGCTGATTTTCGCAAATTGGAAGATTTGTTTTGTTCAGAGTTTCTCGCCAGGTTGTCCACTACATTCGCCAATCTAGCCATGGAGCAAAGTGTCAGAAGTGTCGGCAGTCGGGAACAGTACGGGAGAATGCACTGGGAGAGTGACGAACAATGCGGCATGCTGTTCCTTGACTGTGTCTACAGGAACGCGTCCATGCCCTCTGCCATGGGCGATCTGATCCTATACGTGGTGTTCCTGGTGGCGACGAGCTACGCAATCGTCCTTCTCTTCCGGATGGTGCTGTCCTTGGTGAAACCCATCCTGATAGCGGTTATCGCCCTACTTGTCATCAGATTCCTGATAATTGAGCTTAATAGCCACTAACAATAGACAATAATAAAGTTTGCCATTCCGCGTGTAGTGGCCAATCTGGCGGGTTCCATCGTGACCAAGGTTGTGGAGGTGCCCACACTGCATTTAAGCTACATTAAGTAAATCAAATGTTGATACCTCCAAGTTTATGTAAATAACATTTGACGTTTTGTACCCAATTGATTTGTCTAATTTATTCACATCACgctttatttaaatgtttttcaataAGAAAAATTTCCATGGTAAGTTAACATTAtagtatttatttgatttgattcgCCTAGCCGCTGCATTAGCCAGTAGATGTGCTTCAATTTTTCTCCTCACACCACTCGTTCTCCTTGCgcacctgctcctcctcctgcggCAAGAAGTCATTCTGGATGGCGAAGGTGTCGCGAATGTCCTGCGGTGTTTTGCCCTTGATCATATTGGCCACCGTCTTGCAGGTGACGTCGAGCAGACCCTGGATGTTCAGGTAGTTAGCCGCGAGGATCAGTTCGAACAGAGTGCCCTGGTCGACTTTGAGGAAGTCGGCGTCCCAGGATGAGATGTCATCCGTGCGCTTCTCCTTATTCTCATCCTCCTCGGTAACCATGGGATCGTCCTTGTGGTAGGTGGCCCAATGGAGCACTTTCTTCAGGATCAGCGAGTTGACATTCGGCAGAGGCAGCACACTGTTGTCGCTCTCATCGCCCATATCCTCCAGTGCAATGCGAATCGTTTCCGAGCACTTGGCGATCTCCTGATCCGTGTCGAAGATCTCCTTGTCCGCCGACTCCAGCCGAATGATGGGCATCTCTATAATAAATTCATATTGCGGCCCACGCCCTTTTtaagttatatttatattttatttccattcaTACACACCTCTCGCTGATTTGGTTCCCAAGAATTGATACGAAAAcggtttgatttatttgcagacgc
This genomic window contains:
- the LOC120444946 gene encoding uncharacterized protein LOC120444946, producing MEQSVRSVGSREQYGRMHWESDEQCGMLFLDCVYRNASMPSAMGDLILYVVFLVATSYAIVLLFRMVLSLVKPILIAVIALLVIRFLIIELNSH
- the LOC120444945 gene encoding S-phase kinase-associated protein 1; this encodes MPIIRLESADKEIFDTDQEIAKCSETIRIALEDMGDESDNSVLPLPNVNSLILKKVLHWATYHKDDPMVTEEDENKEKRTDDISSWDADFLKVDQGTLFELILAANYLNIQGLLDVTCKTVANMIKGKTPQDIRDTFAIQNDFLPQEEEQVRKENEWCEEKN